In Dehalococcoidia bacterium, a single window of DNA contains:
- a CDS encoding sortase codes for MEGSERKTLRLRTGKLVVGSALVLVGLVIVIAVGIYYTLGRYNSTQLEDLKSAAPGPIAMEVVPTEVPQVRGALMPDGSFKPIQTAAKEIQVRVGEQANGDRVPASKPATPVAVVFAVEAEPTASAAPDLAQSAIAEDASDPSDHPEELSGAGLVYAYNAIYPGYQIHPKYWDQPLTAGADLYAYGAVLRPDGYVSIDSSQGMPRGTAPDASHIRIPSIGVDSAVSNLAIIDIGDSRQYETPKHVVGRIPETSNPGEQGNTWLFGHLESPIRGEGNVFQKLPEIPALVNSGDPVYVSLLNEDGDEFLYQITETEVVHQDEIQLYQTKESTITLVSCVPRLVYDHRLLVVGKLVGVKKAT; via the coding sequence ATGGAAGGCTCTGAGAGGAAGACTCTGCGACTCAGGACTGGAAAGCTGGTAGTCGGCTCCGCCCTAGTTCTGGTCGGCCTGGTCATAGTAATCGCAGTTGGAATCTACTACACACTGGGACGATACAACTCGACTCAGTTGGAGGATCTGAAGTCTGCTGCTCCGGGGCCCATTGCCATGGAGGTTGTACCGACAGAGGTCCCCCAGGTTCGCGGCGCACTGATGCCCGATGGCAGCTTCAAGCCCATACAAACTGCTGCCAAGGAGATTCAGGTACGTGTCGGGGAACAGGCAAATGGCGATCGAGTGCCTGCAAGCAAGCCGGCGACGCCGGTTGCTGTCGTGTTCGCCGTAGAAGCCGAACCGACCGCTTCCGCAGCACCTGACTTGGCACAGTCTGCAATTGCAGAGGATGCCAGCGACCCGTCGGACCATCCTGAAGAACTGAGCGGGGCCGGTCTGGTTTACGCCTACAACGCTATCTATCCCGGCTACCAGATACATCCCAAGTACTGGGACCAGCCGCTTACCGCCGGAGCAGACCTCTACGCATACGGGGCAGTCCTGCGTCCGGACGGTTACGTCAGCATCGACTCGTCACAGGGAATGCCTAGGGGTACAGCGCCTGACGCAAGCCACATCCGAATACCAAGTATAGGGGTCGACTCTGCAGTATCGAATCTGGCGATCATCGACATTGGTGACAGCCGCCAGTACGAGACCCCGAAGCACGTTGTCGGACGAATCCCGGAGACGTCCAATCCCGGTGAACAGGGCAACACCTGGCTGTTCGGACACCTCGAGAGCCCCATCCGGGGAGAGGGCAACGTCTTCCAGAAGCTGCCTGAGATACCAGCACTGGTCAACAGTGGCGACCCCGTCTACGTCAGTCTACTCAATGAAGACGGTGACGAGTTCCTATATCAGATTACCGAGACCGAAGTCGTTCATCAGGACGAAATCCAGCTGTACCAGACCAAAGAGTCCACGATCACGCTCGTGTCGTGCGTTCCACGCCTCGTCTATGACCATCGACTCCTGGTCGTCGGCAAGTTGGTGGGCGTGAAGAAGGCCACCTAG
- a CDS encoding LysR family transcriptional regulator, with the protein MEIRELRSFCSAARYRSISRAAEHLGMGQPTVTTHIKKLESELNTVLFDRVKRPIQLTLAGKRLQELAVPLVEGLDALVQSASEAEERGPVVLVATPDIIPHTLLSVVRVFASIHPQIHLTIRSAPRTQIMRMIADGDADIGIVQHYDRDEAFMFEGLFVYERVLITPPNHPLAKEPVESIEQIAKYPLIMMTEGTHTRDLLESEFKRRGISYEIVVDLDSMDMIKRYVALGMGISVGPRLAIDPEDHENLGVVSLAHILPVEQGGIVTLKGKQISKPAERFISVMRDTLAAAAH; encoded by the coding sequence ATGGAGATTAGAGAACTGAGGAGCTTCTGCTCTGCTGCCCGATATAGGAGCATCTCCCGAGCGGCAGAACACTTGGGAATGGGGCAGCCCACGGTCACTACGCACATCAAGAAGCTGGAGTCGGAGCTAAACACAGTTCTGTTCGACCGCGTTAAGCGTCCGATTCAGCTTACGCTTGCGGGCAAGAGGCTTCAGGAGTTGGCGGTACCCCTCGTAGAGGGTCTCGATGCACTGGTCCAGTCGGCGTCAGAGGCCGAAGAGCGGGGACCTGTGGTTCTGGTGGCTACACCGGACATCATCCCGCATACACTGCTCAGCGTCGTGAGGGTTTTCGCGAGCATCCATCCCCAGATTCACCTGACGATCAGGTCGGCTCCCAGAACGCAAATCATGCGGATGATTGCGGACGGTGATGCAGACATCGGCATCGTTCAACACTACGACAGAGATGAAGCGTTCATGTTCGAGGGGCTATTTGTCTACGAGCGGGTGCTAATCACGCCACCGAACCACCCTCTGGCCAAGGAGCCGGTGGAGTCCATAGAGCAGATTGCGAAGTATCCGCTCATTATGATGACTGAAGGAACACACACTCGCGACCTGCTCGAGTCTGAGTTCAAGAGGCGCGGGATAAGCTACGAGATCGTCGTCGACCTGGACAGCATGGACATGATCAAAAGGTACGTGGCTCTGGGGATGGGAATCTCGGTCGGCCCGCGACTTGCAATCGACCCGGAAGACCACGAAAACCTCGGTGTTGTCAGCCTGGCCCACATTTTGCCCGTGGAACAGGGAGGGATCGTGACGCTGAAGGGCAAGCAGATCTCAAAGCCGGCGGAACGGTTTATCTCCGTTATGCGAGACACGCTGGCCGCTGCGGCCCACTAA
- a CDS encoding MOSC domain-containing protein has translation MSNGAQGTIVSIYLCTGHRDPMKSVESADMTAGFGIEGDRHAVSEGVRTARQVLIMDEETLGKFSLSSGEVRENITTSGIDMHSIEAGQRVSLGDSAVVEITGFCTPCARMDEIRDGLRVELEEQRGMLATVIQSGSISVGDAVKAKEAAAV, from the coding sequence ATGAGCAACGGCGCGCAGGGAACCATAGTGTCCATATACCTCTGTACGGGCCACCGGGACCCGATGAAGAGCGTTGAGTCGGCGGATATGACTGCTGGTTTTGGGATAGAGGGAGACCGCCACGCAGTGTCTGAGGGGGTCAGGACGGCACGCCAGGTCCTTATCATGGATGAAGAGACGCTTGGGAAGTTCAGCCTCAGCAGCGGGGAAGTCCGCGAGAACATCACCACCTCAGGGATAGACATGCACTCGATTGAGGCCGGTCAGCGAGTGTCCCTTGGTGATTCTGCAGTTGTGGAGATTACAGGCTTCTGCACTCCATGTGCCCGGATGGACGAGATCCGAGATGGGCTAAGAGTGGAACTTGAGGAGCAGCGTGGCATGTTGGCGACCGTTATCCAGAGTGGGTCGATTTCGGTCGGCGACGCCGTCAAGGCGAAGGAAGCGGCGGCCGTCTAG
- a CDS encoding DUF3500 domain-containing protein, producing MTIAHKHGSAAGMTEAAKKFVESLSGDQRDKTVYEYMDGERIFWYYPPVNRHGLPLRDMDDDQRQLAYSLMATGLTEDSFEKAKLIIEHESVLGPLEKEAGITSFLRDPDLYYWTVFGKPGDDSEPWGWRVEGHHISLNFSLWEDKFISMTPFFFGANPAEVRKGPKKGLRILDQREDLAYELMNSLDKGQSSTAKIYGEAPYDILTYNSSRVSLPAEEGLPASKMNDTQKDILRSLVKVYVNQVRSDMAQQKWDRLESEGFEGLHWAWGGATQEGKEHYYRIHGGNFVVEFDNRQNGANHIHSVWRDVENDFANDVLREHLLLYHVL from the coding sequence ATGACGATCGCACACAAGCATGGATCAGCCGCTGGCATGACAGAGGCCGCGAAGAAATTCGTCGAGAGCCTCAGCGGTGACCAGCGAGATAAGACTGTATATGAGTACATGGACGGCGAGCGCATCTTCTGGTACTACCCGCCAGTCAACAGGCACGGCCTGCCACTGAGGGACATGGATGACGACCAGCGCCAGCTCGCCTACTCGCTCATGGCGACCGGCCTGACTGAAGATTCGTTCGAGAAGGCCAAGCTCATCATTGAGCACGAGTCCGTCCTCGGTCCGTTGGAAAAGGAGGCAGGCATTACCAGTTTCCTCCGCGATCCTGACCTCTACTATTGGACGGTCTTCGGTAAGCCCGGCGATGACAGCGAACCCTGGGGTTGGCGCGTCGAGGGTCACCATATCTCACTGAACTTCAGCCTATGGGAAGACAAGTTCATCTCTATGACTCCGTTCTTCTTCGGGGCAAACCCTGCTGAGGTCCGCAAGGGGCCAAAGAAGGGCCTGCGCATTCTCGACCAGCGGGAGGATCTCGCTTACGAGCTGATGAACAGCCTGGATAAAGGTCAGTCGTCGACGGCCAAGATATACGGTGAAGCCCCGTACGACATCCTTACTTACAACTCTTCCCGAGTTTCCCTGCCTGCTGAAGAGGGTCTCCCGGCGTCAAAGATGAACGACACTCAGAAGGACATTCTGCGCAGCCTGGTGAAGGTGTACGTCAACCAGGTACGCAGCGACATGGCCCAGCAGAAGTGGGACCGGCTCGAATCCGAAGGCTTCGAAGGCCTCCACTGGGCATGGGGCGGAGCGACTCAGGAAGGCAAGGAGCACTACTACCGCATCCACGGTGGTAACTTCGTGGTCGAGTTCGACAACAGGCAGAACGGGGCGAACCACATTCACTCGGTCTGGCGTGACGTCGAGAACGACTTCGCCAACGACGTGCTTCGGGAGCACCTGCTCCTCTACCACGTTCTGTAG